A segment of the Methanofollis fontis genome:
GAGACGGATCCTCGACGAGGTGTTCGGCACCGTCGATGCCGGGGACGCCGGGGAACTGGCGACCATCTTCGAGGAGGCGGAACGGGGCCGGATCCGAAATACACTGAGGGAGCGGCTGATCGACGCCCTGCTCGGGCAGGAGGAGTATGCAGAGCGGTATGCAGCAGTGGAGAAGGAATCCGGCGACCTTGCTGCACGGCTGAAGGAGCGCTCCTCCTACAAAAACGCCCTGGAGAGGACCGAGGACGTGGCGGACGAGACCTTCCCCTCCCGCAGGGAGAGCAACCGGAACGCCCGGATCTTCCTGGCGACTCTTGTCGAGATCTCCGAACACGGCAAATCACGCGGCAAAACAACCAAAGGACTGTATACCACACGTTTTGGCGAGATCAATCCGCGGATCCTCTCCCTTCTCCACGAGGGATCATCGCTTCGGGACCTGGACTGGGACGAGAACGGGCAGCGAGAACTCGATAAACTTCTCTCAGAGGTCGCAACCGCCTACAAGCACCTCCTTGACAACTACAAGCTCGGCATCCATAACCTGCTGATCCCGATCACCGCCACCGAGCGCTGGAACTTCGGCAAGGTCGGTCTGGTGATCGCCTCGCCCTCCGAGTATCTCTCCCGGGCCATCACCAGCTCCCGGGTCGGCGACGAGATGAGACGGGATATCAACGACACCCTGGCCCTGCGGAACATCAATGATTCCCGTCTGGTCACCCATCAATATGCCCGACCATGGGAGATCACCCTGACGTTCGTTGCCGCCGCGGGGTTCCTGGACAACATATCCCCCCTCATCGCAGGCGGCGGATACTGGGAGATCTATGAGAGAAACCGGGACAACATCCTCCATCATGTCATCAGGATGCATGACGGCGAATACATCACCAGAACCAGACTGATGGACCTCAGGGAAGCCGGACAACTCTCCAACCGCGAGAAAAAGGGAGAAAATGTATCTGAATCGGTGCTCGGCCTCTACACTGTCAGGGGGATCAGGGAGGCACTGCAGAGATGAGGGTGAGGGACCGGGAGCGTCTGGCCCTTGAAGGGGGAATCGCAGCCACCGGTCTCGCCCTCTCGATCGCCCTGCTGCTGGTGGTGCCGGATGCAGTGTCCGGACCCCTGCATCCATTCCTCTCCTACCCGATCGGCTTTTTCATCGGATTTCTGGTCCCGGGCGTCTGCGGACTCATGATAGAAGGGCAGGCGAGAAAACACGGGACGAACCTGCTTGCCCTTATCACGCCCATCGCCGCCGTCTATCTCATCCGTTCAGCTGATCCGGCTATTCCAGCCGTTGCCGCAGGGATCCTTGCAGCACTGACCGCAACAGCTCTCACCCTCGTCCAGAACCGCTTTGATACCCTGGCTGAATCAATCCGCCTGATGTTCATGCTGCTCTTCGCAACATGTGCCATCTCCACCATTCTGCTGATCCTGTCCAGTCCCCCCCTCCTGGTGGCGGGCGGGTGCGCCCTCCTCTTCATTATGGCGCTGTTTGTACGCAGGATGGGACCACAGATCCGCCCCTCCGAGATCTTCATGATCGGTCCGACGGGTTCGGGCAAGACGCTGCTCATGGTCGCCCTCTACACCTATATTGTGGGCGAATACGCCGGGACCAGACGGAGCGTGATCCTCAGCGGAGAGGGGCAGGAGGAGACGATGCGGATAGAGCACCTCATCTCAGGTCTCGAGAGCGGACACCTGCCACCCCCCACCCGGGGCACCGACCTTGCGATATATCGGTTTTCCGGAAAAAAATACGGGGTCATCCCGGTAGAGACAGGCATCGTCGATTATGCGGGATCTCATGCCGCCTCGATCGATGATTCCGCCGGCTTTGCTGCCGCCGTCGAGACCATCGCAGGGGGAATCGGGACCGAACCGGCAGAGATCATCGCCCATATCGGTGGGTTCGACTATATGAAACAGCTGAAAGAACGGCACGCATCAGATATTGCCGGGATCATGGACGCTGTCGTCACCGCCTGCATCTTCCGGAGGGCAGAGACCGCAACCAGAATCCTGTTTCTCATCGACGGTGATGATATCGTGCACTTCCATACCACCGGGAGGCAGCGACTGACATCCCTCTTCGGATACTATACACAGGTGATGGACCTCCTGGGCAGTGAGCGGGCGTACGGTTTCGTCGTCACAAAGGCCGACAGGATTCGCAATATACGTGATATCGAAGAGCGATCGGATGAAGCGCTCCGGATCGAACAGGAAATCTATGAGATACTCCTGCCGATCAGCACCTTCCACGAGATCCATAACCGTGCCCTCACCATCCCGATCCATTTCTATGCGGTCAGCGTGAACGCCATGCTTGAGCCCGAGGATCAGGAGAGGGAGGAGGGAGAGACAGGGTTCCGGCAGGTCTATCCCTGGGGCATCGGGGAGGTGGCGAGGTTCGGGATCTGAGACGCAAAAAGAGGAGGGCGCTCAGGGAGCAAAAGCAGGAGGAGCAGCAGAATAAACCTTTTCCGGCCGGATTAGAGGCTGTTTCCACACACCCGGAACGGTATATTTACATCATCATCCGGCCGAGAATCTCCTCAAGGCCGACGATATAACCGATGCCCCGGTCCTGCCGGTCCTTGATCTGCGACACCGTCAACCGGGCATTTTTGGTCTTGCCGCTTCTTGAGGTGACGGTGACGGTATAGGTCTGTTTGAGCATGGCGGCGGTCAGGAGGTCCTGGAGGAGTGTCGCCTTCCCGAACCGCACCGGCGACTGCCGGTCCTTCATCGTCAGGACGTGCACGATATTGACCAGAAAGGCCTTTGCGTACGACGCACCGGTGATCCGCTCGGCATAGGGGTTCATGAAGATGATCGTCCCCGTCTCATTGATCAGGATATAGGCGTCATCGCTTGCCATCTTATCCAGCACTTTCCGACGATTTTTACTCATTTCAGGATTATTCATCAGAAAAGCGTTGTAAGCAACCTCGATTGTGGCGCAGATCCCCTCCTTGGTGAAGGGTTTTGTGACGTAGCCGAACGGTTCCGCACTCTTTGCCCGTTCAAGAACCTCCATATCGATGTTCCCGGTCAGGAAGACGACCGGCGTATTGAAACTGTGATAGATGTAATTTGCACCGTCGATACCGTCGAACTTCGTTCCGAGATTGATATCCATCAGCACGAGATCAGGGGCATACTGAACCACATGCTTGAAGGCATCCTGAACATTCGATTCGCATCCGCTCACCTCATATCCCATCCGCGTGAGCATGGTCTTCGTGAGGGTCGAGAGGATGGCATCATCCTCGACTATCAGAATAACGGGTTTTTCCTGGGGATTCATGGTTCAGGACACCGGATATAGCAGTAGCTGAGTATTTTCGCACCATACTATATAAGATAATTGAAACAGGCGTTACCACAAACCCGTTATTCCAATTTCTGTCATCCGTCCCTTCTTTTTTTCCAGATTTCCACTAGTCCAAAACTCCCGGTAAGCATCATGTCTCCATATGCAGCCGCCTGCCATGCATCAGGGAGGAGACGACGCCGGTTCGGTCCGGTGACGGCAACCGGCGTCTGTCCAACCGCTTCATACATGGCGGCGCCGTGCCCACCGTCATCGAAGACCTCCCGGTTCGTGAGCGTTCCCTCCTGAAGACGGCGGATGAGCCCCTTCAGTGTCGGTGTATCGAGTGCGGCGGTGTGGTGCTCAAACATCCCGCAGACGCAGGTGCCACGGAGGGTGAAACAGAGGGTGTGACCGTTGCCGGCATTCACAATGGTAATGCCGCCTCCTGCCCGTTCTGCAACCCAGGGATCCAGGAGGGCGCCGATCGCCGCCGCCGGACCGGTGTCGGTGACGAGCGCTCCGGGGGCGCCGGAGAGCACTGCCTGCATCCTGGTCATCGAGGGATGGGGGGGGTCGGGGGCGAGGGCATAGAGGTCCCGGTCTCCGGACTCGAGGAGATCCCTGAAGACTTCGAAGCGGTGGAGGCGGTTGGAGACCTTCGGCGAGTATCCATGGTCCTGCACCGCCACCGCCACCTGTTCAGGATAGGTGACGCCGAACAGTGAGAGGGCCGTCCGGATCTCCTCCTCCATATAGTCGCCGGTCCGCACCCGCATCGCACCTGCAGCCGGTTCGTCCGTGACCCTGACGCCCATCCTCTGCACCCGTTCAGGATCGTCGTGGATGGTCGGTGCGGCCTCAGGAGACGCCGTCACCGAAAGACCGGCACCGATCGCCGCCATCACCGCAGAGACGCTTCCACCGCCGCCCATGCACGTCCCCTCCAGGTGGACGGGCCGACCGACCTGTGCGGCGCTCCGGATCGCATTCCCGACGATGACGGTCGGGGAGGGGAGGACGAGCCTGAAGGAGTTTTCTGCCGGGATATCGGGATCATAGATCAGGATGTCCTGTGTTCCCCTCCCGACGTCCACGGCAAGAATGCGGCGGTCGCTCATGTCCGTACACCGGCCGGGGTGTCGGTCTCCAGATGGCCGGGCACCTTGCGGCCGCCCCGATAGTCCTTGAAGCGCCTGAGGGAGACCGTGAGGTCTCGGGTGAAGGCGAAGTAGCCAATCTGGGTCTTTCTGCAGAGGTTCATCGCCATGTCATAGAGCCCCCTGGGATCGGGTCTGGCTTCGCCGAGCCAGATATGGAAGATGTTGCCACCATCGACGATCGGGAAGAAGACATGCTCGATCTCCATCCGCTTTGTGAGGGGGACGTCGGCGCCCGGCGCCACATGGGTGCCGTTGGTGTAATACACCGGCAGATCCCGGGTGGTGCCGCAGTCGGCGACTGCTGTCTCGACATCGCCCTTCATCACGCTGAGGGCCGCATCCCTGAAGCGCTCGTCGATCATGTCGGCGACAGAGAAACGCTGACCGGTCGTCTCGGCCGGTGTGCGCGCCAGCGCGATCGTCATGCCGGTGCGGGCGCTGATATCACGGGCATACAGCTCCAGCTCGGTCATCGCCCGCACCGCCAGCCTGAACGAATCTTTTGATTCGTGGAGCTGACTGCCGGTATGGTGCTGGACCATCTCATTGACGCCGACCACACCGATCGTGTAGACGAGGCCCTCGAGGTCGACCGCCACCTCACCCCGCTCCCCGGTGTTGGGATCCTTCGGGCGCTGCATGGCAAAGGGCATCCGCCCATTGGTGCGGATCGTCTCCATCCAGCGCCGCTTGATCGTGAACACCTCGACGGCCACATCCATCAATGCCTTCAACTCAGCAAACAGGCGCTGGTCGTCACCTTCAG
Coding sequences within it:
- a CDS encoding ATP-binding response regulator; the encoded protein is MNPQEKPVILIVEDDAILSTLTKTMLTRMGYEVSGCESNVQDAFKHVVQYAPDLVLMDINLGTKFDGIDGANYIYHSFNTPVVFLTGNIDMEVLERAKSAEPFGYVTKPFTKEGICATIEVAYNAFLMNNPEMSKNRRKVLDKMASDDAYILINETGTIIFMNPYAERITGASYAKAFLVNIVHVLTMKDRQSPVRFGKATLLQDLLTAAMLKQTYTVTVTSRSGKTKNARLTVSQIKDRQDRGIGYIVGLEEILGRMMM
- a CDS encoding DUF1786 domain-containing protein, with protein sequence MSDRRILAVDVGRGTQDILIYDPDIPAENSFRLVLPSPTVIVGNAIRSAAQVGRPVHLEGTCMGGGGSVSAVMAAIGAGLSVTASPEAAPTIHDDPERVQRMGVRVTDEPAAGAMRVRTGDYMEEEIRTALSLFGVTYPEQVAVAVQDHGYSPKVSNRLHRFEVFRDLLESGDRDLYALAPDPPHPSMTRMQAVLSGAPGALVTDTGPAAAIGALLDPWVAERAGGGITIVNAGNGHTLCFTLRGTCVCGMFEHHTAALDTPTLKGLIRRLQEGTLTNREVFDDGGHGAAMYEAVGQTPVAVTGPNRRRLLPDAWQAAAYGDMMLTGSFGLVEIWKKRRDG